A DNA window from Anaerocolumna sp. AGMB13020 contains the following coding sequences:
- the lepB gene encoding signal peptidase I translates to MEDFKQNEEGLDTSTEKDSNTGDNNNGKFSVKKEILSWIVLIACALALSFVLNRYVVVSAEVPTGSMENTIKIGDRIIAFRLAYTFGEPKRGDIIVFDFPDDETQQYLKRIIGLPGETIDIKDGKVYINGSTTPLEENYLKETPVGDYGPYTVPEDSYFLMGDNRNDSLDSRFWENTFATKDEIIGKAEFRYYPVPKILK, encoded by the coding sequence ATGGAAGACTTCAAGCAAAATGAGGAAGGCTTAGATACTTCCACCGAAAAAGATAGTAATACTGGAGATAATAATAACGGGAAATTTTCAGTCAAAAAAGAGATCCTTAGTTGGATTGTACTTATTGCCTGTGCCTTAGCTCTATCTTTTGTGTTAAATCGGTATGTGGTTGTCAGTGCAGAAGTACCTACCGGTTCCATGGAAAACACCATTAAAATTGGTGACCGTATTATCGCTTTTCGGTTAGCTTATACTTTTGGTGAACCCAAACGTGGTGACATCATAGTCTTTGATTTTCCCGATGACGAGACTCAGCAGTATTTAAAGCGTATAATTGGGTTACCCGGTGAAACAATTGATATTAAGGACGGAAAGGTCTATATCAACGGCAGTACCACTCCCTTAGAGGAGAATTACTTAAAGGAGACACCTGTTGGAGACTATGGTCCTTATACGGTACCGGAGGATTCCTATTTCCTTATGGGTGATAACCGCAATGATTCTCTGGACTCCAGATTCTGGGAGAACACCTTTGCCACCAAAGACGAAATTATCGGCAAAGCGGAGTTCCGTTATTACCCTGTACCTAAAATACTTAAATAG
- a CDS encoding energy-coupling factor transporter ATPase, translating to MEMVKTEGLIFEYIRRNDEGEVESINRAVDNVNLGIKKGDFVAILGHNGSGKSTLAKHMNAILTPTEGVMWVGGINTREEEQLWDIRQNAGMVFQNPDNQIIGTVVEEDVGFGAENLGVPTEEIWERVEKSLKAVGMLDYRKHSPNKLSGGQKQRVAIAGVMAMKPQCIVLDEPTAMLDPMGRKEVIETVMELNKKEKVTVILITHYMEEVINADKVFVMDKGKVVMEGTPREIFKEVDELKKYRLDVPQVTELSHELRKKGLAVPEGILTVEELVKVLTSLPKK from the coding sequence ATGGAAATGGTTAAAACAGAAGGTTTGATTTTTGAATATATCAGACGAAATGATGAAGGTGAAGTTGAGTCTATAAACCGAGCCGTTGACAACGTGAATTTAGGAATAAAAAAAGGTGATTTTGTAGCGATTCTGGGACATAACGGTTCTGGCAAATCCACTCTTGCAAAGCATATGAATGCGATACTTACACCTACTGAAGGTGTTATGTGGGTAGGCGGTATTAATACAAGAGAAGAAGAACAGCTTTGGGATATCAGGCAGAACGCAGGTATGGTGTTTCAGAATCCGGATAACCAGATTATTGGTACCGTTGTAGAAGAGGATGTTGGTTTTGGAGCAGAGAATCTTGGGGTACCCACAGAGGAAATCTGGGAAAGAGTTGAGAAGAGTCTGAAAGCAGTAGGGATGTTGGATTATCGAAAGCATTCGCCTAATAAGCTGTCAGGGGGGCAAAAACAGAGAGTTGCCATTGCAGGTGTCATGGCTATGAAGCCACAATGCATTGTTCTTGATGAACCTACAGCCATGCTTGATCCCATGGGACGCAAGGAAGTTATTGAGACGGTAATGGAATTAAATAAGAAAGAAAAAGTAACGGTAATCCTGATAACACATTATATGGAAGAAGTTATCAATGCCGATAAAGTCTTTGTAATGGATAAAGGCAAAGTTGTAATGGAAGGCACACCAAGAGAGATTTTTAAAGAGGTAGACGAATTAAAGAAATACCGATTGGATGTTCCCCAGGTGACTGAATTAAGCCATGAACTAAGGAAAAAGGGTCTTGCTGTACCGGAAGGTATACTGACAGTAGAAGAGCTGGTCAAGGTATTAACCTCCCTTCCAAAGAAATAG
- a CDS encoding energy-coupling factor transporter ATPase, producing the protein MPIIIDNLQYVYSPQTAYEKQALKDVSLVINDGEFIGLIGHTGSGKSTLIQHLNGLLKATAGKIYFNGQDIYEKDYNMKYLRSKVGLVFQYPEHQLFETTVYKDVSFGPKNLGLEQVEIDLRTYEAIKMVGLGEDMIDASPFELSGGQKRRVAIAGVLAMKPEVLILDEPTAGLDPKGRDEILEQINKLHKESGITIILVSHSMEDVAKYADRLIVMNKAAVAFNDTPHKVFEHYKELEAMGLAAPQVTYVMHELKSRGIPVKTDATTVEEAAGEILKALKQ; encoded by the coding sequence ATGCCAATAATAATAGATAATTTACAATATGTGTACAGCCCTCAGACAGCATATGAAAAGCAGGCGCTAAAGGATGTCAGTCTGGTTATAAATGACGGAGAATTTATTGGACTAATCGGACATACAGGTTCTGGTAAATCTACTCTGATACAGCATTTAAATGGACTTCTAAAAGCTACAGCAGGTAAAATATATTTCAATGGCCAGGATATTTATGAAAAAGATTACAATATGAAATACTTAAGGAGTAAGGTTGGATTGGTATTTCAATATCCTGAGCACCAGCTATTTGAGACAACCGTTTATAAGGATGTAAGTTTTGGGCCGAAGAATTTGGGACTGGAGCAGGTCGAAATTGATTTAAGAACCTATGAAGCCATTAAGATGGTTGGTCTTGGAGAGGATATGATAGATGCCTCACCTTTTGAACTATCAGGCGGACAAAAGCGAAGAGTAGCCATAGCCGGCGTATTGGCCATGAAACCGGAAGTGCTCATTTTGGATGAACCAACCGCAGGTTTAGACCCGAAAGGCAGGGATGAGATACTGGAGCAGATTAATAAGCTTCATAAAGAAAGTGGAATAACAATTATTTTAGTGTCTCACAGCATGGAAGATGTGGCGAAATACGCAGACAGGCTGATTGTGATGAACAAAGCCGCTGTAGCATTCAACGACACACCTCACAAGGTATTTGAGCATTATAAGGAATTGGAGGCAATGGGACTTGCGGCTCCTCAGGTAACTTATGTGATGCATGAATTAAAGAGCAGAGGTATTCCTGTAAAAACAGACGCTACAACGGTGGAAGAAGCTGCAGGAGAAATACTGAAAGCGTTAAAGCAATAA
- a CDS encoding energy-coupling factor transporter transmembrane component T family protein, whose protein sequence is MIRDITIGQYYPADSLLHKLDPRVKLVGTIVYIISLFVIDSYIGYVIAAAALFAVIKLSKVPVKFILRGLKPIIAILLFTLIFNLLFTQGDSVFRFGIINITKQGITISVTMAIRLILLIMGSSLMTFTTTPNHLTDGLESLLSPLKKVKAPVHEISMMMSIALRFIPILMEETDKIMKAQTARGADFESGGLMKKAKGLIPLLVPLFVSAFRRANDLAMAMEARCYRGGEGRTKMKPLKYRGRDIFSYLVLILFFAVIIGLNHVDFTGLLNGLPGFKN, encoded by the coding sequence ATGATTCGAGACATAACAATCGGACAATATTACCCGGCAGATTCGCTGCTTCATAAGCTGGATCCCAGGGTAAAATTAGTGGGAACCATCGTTTACATCATCTCACTGTTTGTAATCGATTCCTATATCGGCTATGTGATAGCAGCTGCGGCTCTTTTTGCTGTAATCAAGTTATCGAAGGTTCCGGTAAAGTTCATATTAAGAGGCTTAAAACCTATTATTGCCATCCTGCTGTTTACGTTGATCTTCAACCTGCTGTTTACGCAGGGCGATTCCGTTTTCAGGTTTGGTATCATTAATATTACTAAGCAGGGCATCACGATATCGGTAACCATGGCAATCCGTTTAATTTTGCTAATTATGGGGTCTTCCTTAATGACCTTTACAACTACACCAAATCATCTTACAGATGGCTTAGAGAGCCTTTTAAGCCCTTTAAAGAAGGTCAAGGCACCTGTCCATGAAATATCCATGATGATGTCCATCGCTTTAAGATTCATACCCATACTAATGGAGGAAACGGACAAGATCATGAAAGCGCAGACAGCCAGAGGAGCAGATTTTGAAAGTGGCGGTCTGATGAAGAAGGCAAAAGGCCTGATTCCATTATTAGTACCCTTATTCGTATCGGCATTCAGAAGAGCCAACGATCTTGCAATGGCCATGGAAGCCAGATGCTATAGGGGCGGGGAAGGCAGAACGAAAATGAAGCCGCTAAAGTACAGAGGAAGGGATATATTTTCCTATCTTGTTTTAATTTTATTTTTTGCGGTAATAATTGGACTCAATCATGTAGATTTTACTGGTTTACTGAATGGTCTGCCTGGCTTTAAAAACTGA
- the truA gene encoding tRNA pseudouridine(38-40) synthase TruA, whose product MKRIMLVVAYDGTKYCGWQIQPNGITIEEVLNKALSELLKEPITVIGASRTDSGVHALGNVAIFDTDTRIPGDKISYALNQRLPVDVVIRESKEVDADFHPRRCVSTKTYCYRIMNSRFPVPTERLYSYFVYYPLKEELMTEAASYLIGEHDFKSFCSTGSHVTDTTRTIYDIQIERTGEAITIRIKGNGFLYNMVRIIAGTLIKVGLGAIPATEVREILIKKDRSYAGPKAPAQGLTLEKIEYSNKCIDTPGEI is encoded by the coding sequence ATGAAGAGAATAATGTTGGTAGTCGCCTATGATGGTACAAAGTACTGCGGGTGGCAGATACAGCCAAATGGTATAACAATAGAAGAGGTATTAAACAAAGCATTGTCAGAACTGCTAAAGGAACCTATTACAGTGATAGGAGCCAGCAGAACGGATTCCGGTGTGCATGCACTTGGAAATGTAGCCATCTTTGATACAGACACCAGAATACCAGGTGATAAGATATCCTATGCCCTGAACCAGAGGTTACCGGTGGATGTCGTAATCAGAGAGTCAAAAGAGGTGGATGCAGATTTTCACCCAAGACGCTGCGTAAGTACTAAGACATACTGCTACCGAATCATGAACTCCAGGTTTCCGGTACCTACGGAAAGGCTTTATTCCTATTTTGTATATTACCCGCTAAAGGAAGAACTGATGACGGAAGCGGCCTCTTATCTTATTGGGGAACATGATTTTAAGAGTTTTTGTTCAACTGGATCCCATGTGACAGACACGACCAGGACTATCTATGACATACAAATAGAACGCACTGGGGAAGCAATAACGATTCGAATAAAAGGCAATGGATTTCTTTATAATATGGTCAGGATCATAGCGGGAACATTAATAAAAGTTGGATTAGGAGCAATACCTGCCACAGAAGTCAGAGAGATTCTTATAAAAAAGGATAGAAGCTATGCAGGACCAAAAGCACCTGCCCAGGGTCTGACCTTGGAAAAAATAGAATACAGCAATAAATGTATTGACACGCCTGGTGAAATATAA
- the rplM gene encoding 50S ribosomal protein L13, with amino-acid sequence MKSFMASASTIERKWYVIDATGHTLGRLSSEIAKILRGKNKPTYTPFIDTGDNVIVVNADKIKVTGKKLDQKIYYNHSDYVGGMRETTLRELMAKKPTDAISLAIKGMLPKGPLGRQMITKLHVYAGPEHNNAAQKPEVLEIKY; translated from the coding sequence ATGAAAAGCTTTATGGCAAGCGCATCAACCATTGAAAGAAAATGGTATGTTATAGATGCAACAGGACATACTTTAGGACGTCTTTCATCCGAAATCGCTAAAATCTTAAGAGGCAAGAACAAGCCTACTTATACACCTTTCATTGACACCGGTGATAATGTAATCGTTGTTAATGCTGACAAGATTAAAGTAACCGGTAAGAAACTGGATCAGAAAATATACTACAATCACTCCGACTACGTAGGTGGTATGAGAGAGACAACCTTAAGGGAATTAATGGCTAAAAAGCCTACCGACGCTATCAGCCTTGCAATAAAAGGCATGTTACCTAAGGGACCGTTAGGAAGACAGATGATTACAAAATTACACGTATACGCTGGACCTGAGCACAACAATGCAGCTCAGAAACCAGAAGTATTAGAGATTAAATATTAA
- the rpsI gene encoding 30S ribosomal protein S9, translating to MAKAKYYGTGRRKSSIARVYLVPGTGKVTINKRDMEEFFGLETLKLIVRQPLTLTDTVDKFDVIVNVHGGGFTGQAGAIRHGISRALLKADLEYRPVLKKAGFLTRDPRMKERKKYGLKAARRAPQFSKR from the coding sequence TTGGCTAAAGCAAAATACTACGGAACCGGAAGAAGAAAAAGCAGTATTGCCAGAGTATATTTAGTACCCGGTACTGGTAAAGTGACAATTAATAAGAGAGATATGGAAGAGTTTTTCGGACTTGAGACATTAAAGTTAATCGTTCGTCAGCCCCTTACTCTTACAGATACAGTAGATAAATTTGATGTTATTGTTAACGTTCACGGAGGCGGTTTCACCGGTCAGGCTGGTGCAATTCGTCACGGAATCTCCAGAGCTTTATTAAAAGCAGATCTGGAATACCGTCCTGTATTAAAGAAAGCAGGATTCTTAACAAGAGATCCAAGAATGAAGGAAAGAAAGAAGTACGGTCTCAAAGCCGCACGTCGTGCTCCTCAGTTCTCAAAGAGATAA
- a CDS encoding ISL3 family transposase: MYPNYSKAFLDLKDVFVKKVIQADSFLKVFIETKPSEQTCPCCGCKTKRVHDYRIQEINDTPFQGKTVILVLRKRRYLCTSCGKRFLEHYSFLPTYHRRTRRLAFYVISLLRQTFSLKQVSILTGVSVPTICRLLDTIHYAPPDKLPEAVSIDEFKGNASTGKYQCILVDPKKHRILDILPDRTQSHLADYWRNITRKERLKVKFFVCDMWLPYVELARTFFPNAKIIVDKYHFIRQVTWAIENVRKRLQKSMPTSLRKYYKRSRKLILTRYRKLKDENKQACDLMLQYSDDLRLAHMMKEWFYDISQLESYRKQQQEFDDWISNARGCGIKEFEKCAKTFQSWRKEILNAFKYGITNGVTEGFNNKIKVLKRSSYGIRNFNRFRTRILHCTS, translated from the coding sequence ATGTACCCTAATTATAGCAAGGCATTCTTAGACTTGAAAGATGTTTTTGTAAAAAAAGTGATTCAGGCAGATTCTTTTTTAAAGGTTTTCATTGAAACTAAACCTTCTGAGCAGACCTGTCCTTGTTGTGGCTGTAAAACAAAAAGAGTTCATGACTATCGAATCCAGGAAATTAATGACACTCCTTTCCAAGGTAAAACCGTCATTCTGGTTCTAAGAAAACGACGTTATTTATGTACCTCCTGCGGAAAACGATTTTTGGAACACTATTCTTTTCTTCCTACCTATCACCGCAGAACAAGGAGACTGGCTTTTTATGTTATATCTCTCCTTCGGCAGACTTTTTCTCTCAAGCAGGTTTCAATCCTTACCGGGGTTTCCGTCCCTACAATCTGCAGACTTTTGGATACCATCCATTATGCACCCCCAGATAAACTTCCTGAGGCTGTTTCTATTGATGAATTTAAAGGCAATGCCTCTACTGGGAAATATCAGTGTATCCTCGTTGATCCTAAAAAACACCGGATTCTGGATATTCTTCCAGACCGCACTCAGAGCCATCTGGCTGATTACTGGAGAAACATTACAAGAAAGGAAAGGCTGAAAGTAAAGTTCTTTGTCTGTGACATGTGGCTTCCCTATGTGGAGCTGGCCAGGACCTTCTTTCCAAATGCAAAGATTATAGTGGACAAGTATCATTTCATTCGTCAGGTCACATGGGCTATCGAAAATGTTCGTAAACGGCTCCAAAAATCCATGCCGACTTCTCTTCGAAAATACTATAAACGAAGCCGGAAGCTGATTTTGACCCGCTATAGAAAGCTGAAAGACGAGAACAAACAAGCCTGTGATCTGATGCTCCAGTATAGTGATGACCTACGGTTGGCGCACATGATGAAAGAATGGTTTTATGACATCAGCCAGCTGGAGTCCTATCGTAAGCAACAGCAGGAATTCGATGATTGGATATCTAATGCAAGAGGATGCGGTATTAAAGAATTCGAGAAATGTGCAAAAACGTTCCAGTCTTGGAGAAAAGAAATCTTAAATGCCTTCAAATATGGCATTACAAACGGTGTCACAGAAGGATTTAACAATAAGATTAAAGTATTAAAACGAAGTTCTTATGGAATCCGAAACTTTAACCGGTTCCGTACTCGGATACTTCATTGTACATCATAG
- a CDS encoding tyrosine-type recombinase/integrase, which yields MKSRRVDTGIVQRGNTYTFTVAMGMTAEGKQIRKTTTFTPPEGTTEKKADKLAKEEYVNFKNRCKGLSAFNENMRFQELSEEYFKFYAPNKLKPITAYNYEKMVAYHFKDYFGNKKLKEITSGMLTNFFSTHTTQNKEGKEIPLSPSNAKKLYTILQSIFTFAVTQDYMKESPARNVILPSKKATADEKRKYLTESELPPFLNLFQEYSSLNTIVKLLLFTGMRSGECLGLRWEDIDYIDKTITIRHTLSDVGGKHFLTTPKSKSSRRYISMSDSIAELLREHKRHQLELQIAQSETFIHPEMVFTSDTGNYKDRSSLNTSFRNRIKGTDFDFLTLHSLRHCNATLLLNSGVDIKVVSDYLGHSDIGITADIYADVLASTRKKTAEIIELKLAK from the coding sequence ATGAAATCAAGAAGAGTAGACACAGGAATTGTGCAGAGAGGTAATACATATACCTTCACTGTAGCAATGGGAATGACAGCAGAAGGGAAACAGATCCGTAAGACAACCACCTTTACCCCTCCAGAAGGAACAACGGAAAAGAAGGCCGATAAGCTGGCTAAAGAGGAATATGTTAATTTTAAGAACCGTTGTAAAGGTCTTTCTGCCTTTAATGAGAATATGAGATTCCAGGAGCTGTCAGAGGAATACTTTAAATTCTACGCTCCCAATAAGTTAAAACCTATCACAGCATACAACTATGAAAAAATGGTTGCCTATCATTTCAAAGACTATTTTGGGAATAAGAAGCTAAAGGAGATTACTTCCGGAATGCTGACAAATTTCTTTAGTACTCACACCACTCAAAATAAAGAGGGAAAAGAAATTCCACTATCACCGTCCAATGCAAAGAAGTTATACACAATCTTGCAGAGTATATTCACATTTGCAGTTACCCAAGACTATATGAAGGAATCTCCGGCCAGGAATGTTATTCTCCCATCCAAGAAGGCTACTGCAGATGAAAAACGTAAGTACCTAACCGAATCAGAATTACCCCCTTTTCTCAATCTTTTTCAGGAATATTCCTCACTTAATACAATTGTTAAGCTGCTCCTATTCACCGGTATGCGTTCCGGGGAATGCCTGGGGCTACGGTGGGAAGATATCGACTATATTGATAAAACCATTACTATAAGACATACTCTATCAGATGTAGGCGGTAAGCACTTCCTTACCACTCCCAAAAGCAAAAGCAGTCGGCGCTATATCTCTATGAGCGATTCCATTGCGGAGCTTTTAAGAGAACACAAAAGGCATCAGTTAGAGCTTCAAATAGCACAATCAGAAACCTTTATTCATCCGGAAATGGTGTTTACCTCCGATACCGGAAACTATAAGGACAGGAGCAGCCTAAATACTTCTTTCCGGAACCGTATCAAGGGTACTGATTTTGATTTCCTTACTCTTCATTCTCTGCGCCATTGCAATGCTACACTCCTTCTAAACAGTGGTGTAGATATTAAAGTGGTATCAGATTATTTAGGGCATTCGGATATTGGAATCACAGCAGACATATATGCGGACGTTCTGGCATCTACCAGGAAAAAGACAGCAGAAATTATAGAGCTGAAACTGGCAAAATAA
- a CDS encoding helix-turn-helix domain-containing protein: protein MSDNDLKHVFSNNLRFYTQLRRKNFSELAESIGVGKSSVSNWLNGISMPRMDKIDLICNELDITRSQLLDISKSQSIDDELTKAFGSTTPNATEKEIIKELIQLDTEINTIAAHFDGNEYTEEELEEIKKFAEFVKLRRNK from the coding sequence ATGTCCGATAATGATTTAAAACATGTTTTCTCAAACAATCTTCGATTTTATACTCAATTACGAAGAAAAAATTTTTCAGAACTAGCAGAATCTATAGGTGTTGGTAAGTCTTCGGTCTCAAACTGGTTAAATGGGATAAGCATGCCCAGAATGGATAAAATTGATCTGATATGTAATGAGTTGGACATAACCAGATCTCAATTACTAGATATCTCGAAATCTCAATCCATAGACGATGAATTGACCAAAGCCTTTGGCAGCACTACTCCCAACGCTACCGAAAAAGAAATCATTAAAGAACTTATTCAGTTAGATACGGAAATTAATACAATAGCAGCTCATTTTGATGGAAATGAATATACTGAAGAAGAACTAGAAGAAATTAAGAAATTTGCTGAGTTTGTTAAACTGAGAAGAAATAAATAA
- a CDS encoding helix-turn-helix transcriptional regulator, with product MKKNVTKMLIALGEQEMSIQELSKRSGISRTTISAIKAGKTCRPDIAGKIAKAINRPLTDLIEA from the coding sequence ATGAAAAAAAACGTAACAAAAATGCTAATAGCTTTAGGAGAGCAAGAAATGTCAATTCAAGAGTTGTCAAAAAGAAGTGGAATCTCCAGAACTACAATATCAGCTATTAAAGCAGGAAAAACATGTAGACCAGATATTGCAGGAAAGATAGCTAAAGCCATTAACAGACCATTAACAGATTTAATAGAAGCATAG
- a CDS encoding helix-turn-helix domain-containing protein, which yields MVIINGIECPTMVTINKAAELTGVSYSYIRSLCLTRQIVFVKTGCKYLINLEKFVAFLNGN from the coding sequence ATGGTAATAATAAACGGGATTGAATGCCCTACGATGGTGACGATCAATAAGGCTGCAGAGCTTACAGGGGTATCGTATAGTTATATTCGGAGTTTATGCCTTACTAGGCAGATTGTATTTGTTAAAACCGGATGTAAGTATTTGATTAACCTGGAGAAGTTTGTTGCTTTTCTAAATGGTAATTAA
- a CDS encoding YfjI family protein, whose protein sequence is MERKPTEFDYRGLNPAIIEQLNERGVILTVDKTGFEPFEPFEPPNINQLVSFPIDAFPSVFREYAIAVAESLQVSIDMVAVAILGLAALCLQGIFTVQPKEDWQEPLNLYILIIARPSERKSPTMKEITRPVYEYVNGINKDRQSEISEYNIKKDVLSKKISHLKESVVRNKKNASMQDILDTQKELEELEEVAPLRIIVDDVTTEALVKIMKENEERISIVTAEGGIFGMLAGRYNNQPNIDIVLKAYSGEPYSSDRIGRKGEGLNNPLLTLLIMTQPVVVDEAMQNKEFRERGLLARFMYSLPGSKVGKRTYKSKPISQSVREDYDILTNRLLSLRDWKFETGTNIRFSKEADKLSENFANEIEGKLLDDYEEIEDWAGKFHGQTMRIAGILHGIKHLQAAPTTLLEGRTMNEAITIGRYFLDHAIAAFQIAGLTDAREIKDAKYILKRIDKRDNKDKSISKRDLFQLCNGTLKTVEDMQPGLDELVKHGYIRIYKNNTTGGRPKDIIEVNPEYELQKVQKVQKEGDQND, encoded by the coding sequence ATGGAAAGAAAGCCTACGGAGTTTGACTACAGAGGACTTAATCCTGCTATTATTGAACAACTCAACGAAAGAGGTGTGATACTAACTGTTGATAAAACAGGTTTTGAACCTTTTGAACCTTTTGAACCACCTAACATAAACCAATTAGTATCTTTTCCTATTGATGCTTTCCCCAGTGTATTTAGAGAATATGCAATAGCAGTTGCTGAATCCCTACAAGTATCAATAGATATGGTTGCTGTGGCAATATTAGGTTTAGCAGCTCTGTGTCTGCAAGGAATTTTCACTGTACAGCCCAAAGAGGATTGGCAAGAGCCTTTAAATCTATACATACTGATTATTGCCAGGCCATCAGAAAGAAAGTCACCTACCATGAAAGAGATAACAAGGCCGGTATATGAATATGTAAATGGCATAAATAAGGACAGGCAATCTGAGATATCCGAATACAACATAAAGAAGGATGTTTTATCAAAGAAAATTAGCCATCTAAAGGAATCTGTAGTAAGAAATAAGAAAAATGCATCAATGCAAGATATTCTGGACACTCAGAAAGAGCTAGAAGAACTGGAAGAGGTAGCACCATTAAGGATAATCGTTGATGATGTAACAACTGAGGCTTTAGTTAAGATTATGAAGGAGAATGAAGAAAGGATTTCTATTGTAACTGCCGAAGGTGGAATATTTGGAATGTTAGCAGGTAGATATAATAATCAGCCTAATATTGATATAGTCCTGAAAGCTTATTCTGGTGAACCTTACTCTTCTGATCGTATCGGAAGGAAGGGCGAGGGTTTAAATAATCCCTTACTTACATTACTTATCATGACACAACCGGTTGTTGTAGATGAAGCCATGCAAAATAAAGAATTTAGGGAGAGGGGTTTGCTTGCAAGATTCATGTATTCATTACCTGGTTCTAAGGTTGGTAAGAGAACATATAAATCTAAGCCCATAAGTCAGAGTGTCAGAGAAGATTATGATATCCTTACTAATCGTTTATTATCCTTACGTGACTGGAAATTTGAAACAGGAACAAATATAAGATTTAGTAAAGAAGCCGACAAACTAAGCGAAAATTTCGCAAATGAGATAGAAGGTAAACTATTAGATGATTATGAAGAAATCGAGGATTGGGCAGGAAAATTTCATGGTCAAACAATGAGAATAGCAGGGATATTACATGGTATTAAGCATTTACAGGCAGCTCCCACTACTTTGTTGGAAGGGCGGACAATGAATGAAGCTATAACAATAGGACGGTACTTTCTTGATCATGCAATAGCAGCATTTCAGATAGCCGGTTTAACGGATGCTCGTGAGATTAAGGATGCAAAGTATATTCTTAAACGTATCGACAAAAGGGACAATAAGGACAAAAGCATATCAAAAAGGGATTTATTTCAGTTATGTAATGGAACATTGAAGACAGTGGAGGACATGCAGCCAGGTCTTGATGAGCTTGTAAAACATGGTTATATAAGAATTTACAAGAATAATACAACAGGTGGAAGACCTAAAGATATTATCGAAGTAAATCCAGAATATGAATTGCAAAAGGTTCAAAAGGTTCAAAAGGAAGGAGATCAGAATGATTAA
- a CDS encoding RES domain-containing protein, which produces MNDISIECKDCNKIFILTIAEQEFLAERGIHQPRICRECIRHKKYEMQSDKLKEFVEEIKYINRNPLDNSVLSFLKDIDTNPQVVIKPNDFLYRARIITNCNDINKEKNFLGYSKEGSFVPPIKMTKDMRANYKYIPYLYCTDNLDIAISEVRPRIGADVSIAKIMVNENLRIFDFTISQKPADISTSKIKLCEDLSEIFSSPIVNDEDTINYVPTQYISEFIKNLGYDGIKYKSVNKSCEINGANFVIFNYPKCEPIKSNVITIKNVQLFYKKNDDDTVDIFN; this is translated from the coding sequence ATGAACGATATATCTATTGAATGCAAAGATTGCAATAAAATATTTATTCTTACTATCGCAGAACAAGAATTTCTTGCTGAGAGAGGTATACATCAGCCTAGGATATGTAGAGAATGTATCAGACACAAAAAATATGAAATGCAATCCGATAAACTTAAAGAATTTGTCGAGGAAATTAAATATATTAATCGAAACCCACTTGACAACTCAGTATTAAGTTTTCTAAAAGATATTGATACAAACCCCCAAGTAGTTATTAAACCTAACGACTTTTTATATAGAGCCAGGATAATTACTAATTGCAACGACATCAATAAAGAAAAAAATTTTTTGGGATACTCTAAGGAAGGGAGTTTTGTTCCACCAATAAAAATGACAAAAGATATGCGCGCTAATTACAAATATATCCCTTACCTATATTGTACAGATAATCTTGACATTGCTATAAGCGAAGTTAGACCAAGAATAGGAGCTGATGTTAGCATAGCCAAAATCATGGTTAATGAAAATTTAAGAATATTTGATTTTACTATTTCACAAAAGCCTGCAGACATCAGTACTTCAAAAATAAAATTATGCGAAGACTTGTCTGAAATATTTTCAAGCCCTATAGTCAATGATGAAGATACAATAAATTATGTACCCACTCAGTATATTTCAGAATTTATAAAAAATTTAGGGTATGATGGAATCAAGTATAAAAGTGTAAATAAGTCTTGTGAGATTAATGGTGCGAATTTTGTGATTTTTAACTATCCTAAGTGCGAACCCATAAAGTCTAATGTTATTACTATTAAGAATGTTCAGCTTTTTTATAAAAAAAATGATGACGACACCGTAGATATATTTAATTAA